The following coding sequences lie in one Apium graveolens cultivar Ventura chromosome 1, ASM990537v1, whole genome shotgun sequence genomic window:
- the LOC141666442 gene encoding uncharacterized protein LOC141666442: protein MLLLNPRKHHFECFKMFMFSRVQRVSEIAAIAGFHPHVPLESHPSQHLETVWFIKVLCTLCVRTSPSLQIFKSQYFEKNLNPFLAFEVIKHVNFSFRNPKLAFGFFQFTRTNLKIIHSFDTYYMLLRSFSEMGFHDLAKDVLDCLRLDGYLLDNALFEFLVMSFANAGKFDVAEELFIAQELLILQSGSDRVGRISSFVYNNFLNLLVRKNQVNEAVGFFRDHILRSKCCYPDTCTFNVVLRGMCKVGEPDKAFVLLNDMNSFGCFPDVVSYTSVISGYCRLGEMEKASNLFDKMISSGIEPNIFTFNAVIDGFGKTGDMSSALSMYARMLYLGCQPDVVTFTSLIDGHCRMGQVDHGLKLWSELHTRKLHPNVYTFSVIINGLCKQNRLNEARDFLKKLNCRGDIAPQPFLYNPVIDGFCKSGNVDEANVILAEMEEKKCKPDKLTFTILILGHCMKGRMFEAINMFNKMLAVGCSPDKITIKSLVSCLQKAGMPKEAHKIRLAVAGYLDSSVSSLNRRITDANINVAVK, encoded by the coding sequence ATGCTATTATTGAATCCAAGAAAACACCATTTTGAATGTTTTAAAATGTTCATGTTTTCCAGGGTTCAAAGGGTCTCTGAAATTGCTGCTATTGCTGGTTTTCACCCTCATGTTCCACTTGAATCTCACCCATCTCAACATTTGGAGACTGTTTGGTTCATTAAGGTTTTGTGTACACTCTGCGTTCGGACCTCGCCCTCTCTTCAGATTTTTAAAAGTCAGTATTTTGAGAAGAATTTGAATCCTTTTCTTGCATTTGAAGTTATAAAACATGTTAATTTTAGCTTTAGGAACCCGAAATTGGCTTTCGGGTTTTTTCAGTTTACGAGGACTAATTTGAAGATTATTCATTCTTTTGATACTTATTATATGTTATTGAGATCTTTTTCTGAAATGGGGTTTCATGACTTGGCTAAAGATGTTCTTGATTGTTTGAGACTTGATGGGTATTTACTTGATAATGCGTTGtttgaatttctagtaatgtcgtttgcCAATGCAGGCAAGTTTGATGTTGCTGAAGAATTGTTTATTGCTCAAGAGTTGTTAATTCTGCAGTCCGGTAGTGATAGAGTAGGCAGAATAAGCTCTTTTGTATATAATAACTTTTTAAATTTGTTGGTGAGGAAAAACCAGGTCAACGAGGCTGTAGGATTTTTTAGGGATCATATTTTGAGATCGAAGTGTTGTTACCCTGATACTTGCACTTTCAACGTTGTACTCCGAGGTATGTGCAAAGTTGGGGAACCTGATAAGGCATTTGTGCTATTGAACGATATGAACAGTTTTGGCTGTTTTCCGGATGTTGTTTCTTATACATCAGTAATATCAGGTTATTGCAGGCTAGGTGAAATGGAAAAGGCTTCAAATCTTTTTGATAAAATGATTAGTAGTGGAATTGAGCCAAATATATTTACCTTTAATGCAGTTATTGATGGGTTCGGTAAGACCGGAGACATGAGTTCGGCATTGAGTATGTATGCAAGGATGCTTTATCTCGGTTGTCAACCTGATGTTGTTACATTCACGTCTCTCATTGATGGTCATTGTCGGATGGGGCAGGTAGACCATGGTTTGAAACTTTGGAGTGAACTACATACAAGGAAGCTGCATCCAAATGTTTATACTTTCTCTGTTATTATAAATGGCCTTTGCAAGCAAAATCGATTGAATGAGGCTCGCGATTTTTTAAAGAAGTTAAATTGTAGAGGTGATATTGCACCACAACCATTTCTTTATAACCCTGTTATTGATGGGTTCTGTAAGTCTGGCAATGTCGACGAGGCAAATGTGATTCTTGCAGAAATGGAGGAGAAGAAATGTAAACCTGATAAACTGACATTCACCATTCTCATACTTGGGCATTGCATGAAAGGCAGAATGTTTGAGGCCATTAACATGTTTAATAAGATGTTGGCAGTTGGTTGTTCACCAGATAAAATTACTATTAAATCCTTGGTTTCATGCCTCCAAAAGGCTGGGATGCCTAAAGAAGCCCATAAAATAAGGCTGGCGGTAGCAGGGTACTTAGATTCAAGTGTGTCATCCTTGAACAGGAGGATTACAGATGCAAATATCAATGTGGCAGTCAAGTAG